From one Pseudomonas sp. B21-048 genomic stretch:
- a CDS encoding protease inhibitor I42 family protein, whose protein sequence is MSPTRLLIPLALALLSACATQSKQNVTVEKQSECPAKLHNGQNLILTLPSNPTTGYRWTIQDSAGGVLRALSPEVYSNPEDAGVVGSAGLSTWRFQAFATGTGRLRLTYSQPWAPEVPAVETFDCAIAVN, encoded by the coding sequence ATGTCCCCCACCCGCCTGTTGATTCCCCTCGCCCTCGCCCTGCTGAGCGCTTGCGCCACGCAATCGAAACAGAACGTGACCGTGGAAAAACAAAGCGAATGCCCGGCGAAACTGCATAACGGGCAAAACCTGATCCTGACCCTGCCAAGCAACCCGACCACGGGTTACCGCTGGACGATCCAGGATTCGGCCGGTGGCGTGTTGCGTGCGCTCAGCCCCGAGGTCTATAGCAACCCGGAAGATGCCGGGGTCGTCGGCAGCGCCGGCCTTTCGACCTGGCGCTTCCAGGCCTTCGCCACCGGCACTGGCCGTTTGCGCCTGACCTATTCACAGCCGTGGGCACCCGAAGTGCCGGCAGTGGAAACCTTCGACTGCGCCATCGCGGTTAACTGA